A stretch of the Actinoalloteichus fjordicus genome encodes the following:
- a CDS encoding Ppx/GppA phosphatase family protein, producing MARVAAIDCGTNSIRLLIADVTRSETGRTMLRDVRREMRIVRLGQGVDATGRLAPEAVERTRVALAEYAEWIRDSGVDRVRMTATSATRDAANREDFFSMVRETLGVDAEVISGDEEARLSFVGAVGDLAAEQGPFVVADVGGGSTELVYGTWDGVRADVIAARSVDVGCVRLTERCLHSDPPAESEVAEARRVAAATLAEAFDSVDVRDARTWVGVAGTVTTLSAIAQDLDEYDPARIHLSELSAAQIERTTTDLVSATHDERAAVPSMHPGRVDVIAGGAIVVATLAEEIAARSGVDRLTVSEHDILDGIALSIAEG from the coding sequence ATGGCTCGGGTCGCTGCGATCGACTGCGGTACCAACTCGATCCGACTGCTGATCGCGGACGTGACGCGGAGCGAGACAGGCCGCACGATGCTGCGAGACGTGCGCCGTGAGATGCGCATCGTCCGACTCGGCCAGGGTGTCGACGCGACCGGCCGACTCGCACCGGAGGCCGTCGAGCGGACCAGGGTGGCGCTGGCCGAGTACGCCGAGTGGATTCGCGACTCCGGCGTCGACCGGGTGCGGATGACGGCCACCTCGGCGACCCGCGACGCCGCCAATCGGGAGGACTTCTTCTCGATGGTGCGCGAGACCCTCGGAGTGGACGCCGAGGTGATCTCCGGCGACGAGGAGGCCCGGCTGTCCTTCGTCGGAGCGGTCGGCGATCTGGCCGCCGAGCAGGGGCCGTTCGTGGTGGCCGACGTCGGCGGCGGCTCGACCGAGCTGGTCTACGGGACCTGGGACGGCGTCCGCGCCGACGTCATCGCCGCGCGATCGGTCGACGTCGGCTGTGTGCGACTCACCGAGCGGTGTCTGCACTCCGATCCGCCTGCCGAATCAGAGGTCGCCGAGGCGCGTCGAGTCGCCGCCGCGACGCTGGCCGAGGCCTTCGACAGCGTCGACGTCCGGGACGCCCGCACCTGGGTCGGCGTCGCGGGCACGGTGACGACGCTGTCCGCGATAGCCCAGGATCTCGACGAGTACGACCCGGCGCGCATTCACCTCTCCGAGCTGTCCGCCGCGCAGATCGAGCGGACCACCACCGACCTCGTGTCGGCCACCCATGACGAACGCGCCGCCGTGCCCTCGATGCATCCGGGCCGCGTCGACGTCATCGCGGGCGGGGCGATCGTGGTGGCGACCCTGGCCGAGGAGATCGCCGCGCGTTCCGGCGTCGACCGCCTGACCGTGAGCGAGCACGACATCCTCGACGGCATCGCCCTGTCCATCGCCGAGGGCTGA
- a CDS encoding S10 family peptidase: MAKKETAHDVEAGPEATASTPAEPTDDLVTTSHTLAVDGTELAYTATAGRIVLREEVHTDGKFDGHQAKAEVFVTAYTLDGEQPADRPITFAFNGGPGSSSVWLHLGVLGPKKVVMGDAGELAPPPYGLADNPESLLAHSDLVFIDPVSTGFSRAIKGGKPSEYHGFQGDLEAVAEVIRLWTTRNKRWMSPKYLAGESYGTLRAAALADHLQSRYGMYLNGLLLISTVLDMGTIRFQPGNDQPYPLFLPTYAAIAHYHGLHGDRPLSEVVAEAEDYAERDYPWALARGARLSEEERAEAVRRIAGLTGLSEDYVDRVNLRIEHVRFFTELLRHRRQVVGRLDGRFVGWEPDSGGELFSADPSMNAIVGPYGAALNHYLRADLGYENDLPYEILTRRVQPWSYSDFEGSFVTVAPRLSAAMRTNPHLRVHVANGYHDGATPYFAAEHVFAHLEIPAELQDNIEFRYYEAGHMMYVHEPSRIAQSADLAEFVTR; encoded by the coding sequence ATGGCGAAGAAGGAGACAGCCCACGACGTCGAGGCAGGCCCAGAGGCAACGGCCTCGACCCCCGCCGAGCCGACCGACGACCTGGTCACCACCAGCCACACGCTCGCCGTGGACGGCACCGAGCTGGCCTACACCGCGACGGCAGGCCGGATCGTGCTGCGCGAAGAGGTGCACACCGACGGGAAGTTCGACGGCCACCAGGCCAAGGCGGAGGTGTTCGTCACGGCGTACACCCTCGACGGCGAGCAGCCCGCCGACCGGCCGATCACCTTCGCGTTCAACGGCGGTCCCGGCTCCTCCAGCGTGTGGCTCCACCTGGGCGTCCTCGGCCCGAAGAAGGTCGTCATGGGCGACGCGGGCGAGCTGGCGCCCCCGCCCTACGGCCTGGCCGACAACCCGGAGTCGCTGCTGGCGCACAGCGACCTGGTGTTCATCGACCCGGTGTCCACCGGTTTCTCCCGCGCGATCAAGGGCGGCAAGCCCAGCGAATACCACGGCTTCCAGGGCGACCTGGAGGCCGTCGCCGAGGTGATCCGCCTGTGGACCACCCGCAACAAGCGCTGGATGTCGCCGAAGTACCTGGCGGGCGAGTCCTACGGCACGCTGCGGGCCGCCGCGCTCGCCGATCACCTCCAGTCCCGCTACGGCATGTACCTCAACGGGCTGCTGCTGATCTCCACGGTCCTGGACATGGGCACCATCCGCTTCCAGCCGGGCAACGACCAGCCCTACCCGCTGTTCCTGCCCACCTATGCGGCCATCGCGCACTACCACGGCCTGCACGGCGACCGCCCCCTGTCCGAGGTCGTCGCCGAGGCCGAGGACTACGCCGAGCGCGACTACCCGTGGGCCCTGGCCAGAGGCGCCCGGCTCAGCGAGGAGGAGCGGGCGGAGGCGGTCCGACGGATCGCAGGCCTCACCGGGCTGAGCGAGGACTACGTGGACCGGGTGAACCTGCGGATCGAGCATGTCCGGTTCTTCACGGAGCTGCTGCGACACCGACGTCAGGTGGTGGGCAGGCTCGACGGCCGGTTCGTCGGCTGGGAGCCGGACTCCGGCGGCGAGCTGTTCAGCGCCGACCCGAGCATGAACGCGATCGTGGGCCCGTACGGCGCGGCGCTGAACCACTACCTGCGCGCCGATCTCGGCTACGAGAACGACCTGCCCTACGAGATCCTCACCCGCCGGGTCCAGCCCTGGTCGTACTCGGATTTCGAGGGCTCGTTCGTCACCGTGGCACCCCGGCTCTCCGCCGCGATGCGCACCAACCCGCACCTGCGGGTGCACGTCGCGAACGGTTATCACGACGGGGCGACGCCGTACTTCGCCGCCGAACACGTCTTCGCGCACCTGGAGATCCCGGCCGAGCTGCAGGACAACATCGAGTTCCGCTACTACGAGGCGGGCCACATGATGTACGTCCACGAGCCGAGTCGGATCGCGCAGTCCGCCGACCTCGCGGAGTTCGTCACGCGCTGA